Sequence from the Pontibacter pudoricolor genome:
GCACGTTCCTCCTCGGTACAGCCTGAACAGGAAGAAACTATAGTTGCAGTTAATGATACTGCCGATACAATACCTGTTTCTGAAACCGTACCTGTTAGTGACCTCCCTGCGGATGCTGAAACTATGCTGGCGCGTAAACAGGTACCCATTTTATGTTACCACCAGCTTCGTAACTGGCGTCCGCGCGATTCTGAAATGGCAAGGACCTACATTGTGGAAGAAGAGAATTTCAGGAACCAGATAAAAATGCTGGCCGACAGCGGCTATCACTCCATCCTCCCCGACCAGCTCTACGACTACCTGCTGCACAACAAACCGCTGCCCGAAAAGCCTGTTATGTTTACTTTTGACGACACAAACCTGGACCATTATACCGTTGCCGCTCCGGTGTTAGAAACGTATGGTTTTAAGGGAGTGTTTTTTGTAATGACAGTATCGCTGGGGCGGCCAAACTACATGACCAAAGCGCAGGTAAAGGAATTGTCAGATGCCGGCCACGTAATAGGCTCGCACACCTGGGATCATCAGAATGTAAAAAAATACACGGAAAAAGACTGGCCAACGCAAATAGAAAAACCATCGCGACAGCTGGAAGAAATAACCGGTAAGCCTACTGAATACTTTGCCTACCCTTTCGGCTTTTGGAATGAGGCCGCTATTCCTGAACTCAAAAAGAGAAATATAAAAGCAGCTTTCCAGCTTGCCACCTCCAGAGACGCAAACGAACCACTTTACACAATTCGCCGCATTATAGCCAGTGGGTACTGGTCACCAAAGCAACTGCATAAAAGCTTGATAAATAGTTTCCAGGATGGGAAATAAGGGTAGGTTACAGTGTAATGATCAGCTTAATCCAACCACACCGTCATCTCCTCAGCGCCACGCTCGCTACCTTCGAAATCGCTTCCCGGTAGCCTAAGGCAGGGGACTTTCAGGCCTTTGCTATAGTTGGAGTTATAGTTTGTTTTATGGTTTTACCCCTTCCCAGCCTTCCCCTTTAAAAGAGGACTCCTTCCCCCAGAACAGGGGAAGGAGTTTGATTTATGCTATAATCTTGATTGTAGTTCTATAGTTCATATTGCTGGCGCGAGCGCCCCCGCTCGTGACTTACGATGGTGTTGAGTCTCCCGACTCAACTGGCCCGCCAGGGACAAGGAATTGTCTGAACCGGGATTAAGTGAGATTTGGAGGATTTTTGGGATAAAGGTTATTGCTATAGTTGATGTTTTCGTTTTATAGTTGTGGTTTTAACCCACCCCTACCCCTCCGAGGAGGGGAATTTCAGCTGTTGCTATAGTTAGATGAATTGTTCTATAGCTACTGCCCACGAACAGGACTGGTCGCGACCTGTCCCTGCGGAACTATAGCCACGATAATGCGATGCAACTATAGTTTCTCCAAGCAACTATAAAGTTAGCTATCGAACTGATCGCAGTCTTTGGGTTGAGCGCCTTTGATTTGTTGCGGTGCCGCCAGGCAACCCGAGGTACGAGGGTAGCAAGAAAGCAGCAGCGCGATGCCCTTATCGAGGGCCCCTACCCCCAAGACGGGGCTTCCCGGCCGTGAGGGCACCAAAGCTAGCTATAGAACTATAGGTAAGTAGAGCTCCCAGGATTAGAAGTAACTATGAAAGAAAGGCTTAGTTCGAATAGCAGAGTGGCAAACTATAGAATCCAGATTTCTCCTGCTGTCGAAATGACAAAAGAGAACTATAAGACACATAAGCCCCTTCGGCTAACGACCAGGACCTTAGCAACATGCAACATTACCTTAACGCTTTACATAATAAGGGAAATTAGCTGTTGCAACGTTGCCGTCTCCATCATACAAATAGACAAACAACCTATAAGCACCCTCCTGTTTAGGAGTAAGAGCGATCTTGTGGCCATCTATCTGCTGTAATACGCCTTTTACAGGCGCCGGCTTTTTTTCTTTTCCAACATTGCCATCAGCGGGTTCAGTTTCGGGCAGCACTTCCCACTGCAGGCTGAGCGGCTTTCCTTCAGGGTCGAAGGCATAAATACTGGCTGTTGCCGGTTCACCTGGCTTCAGGTAAACGTTATCAATCGCATGCTTATCGTTCAAGGTTAAGTAAGCTACATACGGAGCCTCGTTTTTGTCGCTTTTCTTTCCGGTCCATAGTTCCTGCATTACATGTACCAGTTGCGTCTCTTCACCAGTGTCGGCGATAAGGCTGAACCACGTGGGTGTTTTTTCCTGTTTGCTGCCCCACATAAATACATAACTACCCAGGCATTGACCGGTATCTGCTGCAACAGTGCGCTCATAACGTTCCTTACTGTAGGTTGCTTTCTCAGAGCTGGTCTGCTCAATTGGAGCCAGCCACTCAGTATAAAAAGCTTCCCAGTAACCACGTGCGCCAAATTCCGAAATAATGTACGGTCCTTTCCAGTCGGTTTTAGCCAGCTCTTCTCGCAGGTTGTGCATTGCCCCGAAAGAGTTAATAGAAAGCACATCCAACGCAGGGCAGCGCTCCGCTATCAGGTTTACATCTTTCAGGGGTACGTTCATTACAGTGGTGGTAGTGGGGTGGTTTGGATCCAGTTCATGAATCATTTCGGCAATTCCGTTCACAGCATCCCACACTTTTACATTTGCACTTTGGGAGTATAGTTCGTTGCCAATTCCCCACATCAGTAAAGCCGGATGATCTTTATATTTGAGTACGATCTTCCGGATCTCCTCCTTTTGCAGGGCAACCATTTTTTTGTCATAGTAATTAAAGCCGTCAACTTCTCTCGGCAACCATAAGCCCAGTGTTACTGTCAGCCCATTGTCATGCGCTTCATTTAATATGCGTTCAGCTTCGTCGGTGTGCCATACCCGTATCGAATTACCTCCATATGCTTTTACCCGGTCGAAATACTGGTAACCGGCTGCGCCTTTTATAAAATAAGGCTTGCCGTGGCGGTACAGCTTATAGTTTCCATCGGAGCCTACAATTTCGACGGTGCGTCCTTTAGAGGCATAAGTACGTTCTGTAGCAGTACCTGAACTACAGCCAGCAATACCGAATATAACAAAAATTGTATAGATTATAACACAAGAGCGATACAAGGGCATTTTTAAAGTTATTTGTAGATCCGGCAGTTGAAAAATCTGCCTTAAGAGAACATATACGCCAGAATACGAGTATAGCAGACGTAGGTTAATTTAATTATCCGAATATTTCGATTCCCGAACAAGCAAACTCAAGCACCTTACACCCTGATAGAGTAACATTATGCTTACGGCACCTCTACACCATACTGTACCCCCAAATTAAAACAGCCGGCCCCGCAGGACGTCAGAACAATCCGGTTCATGATCGTGCTTGGACTTTTCTGTATGGCAACTTTCCTGTATTGGTTTATAGATAAAGAACATATTGGTTATGCGCCGCTTTTCTGGCTACTGACAACGGCCCTTGGCTTTAAACTACTGCGCACCCTGCACGAGTGGTATCATTACTTTTCGGTTAGCGTACCCAAGCGCCCTAAGCTGCAAACCCCTTTTACCGTAGATGTTTTTACAACAGCATGCCCCGGCGAGCCGCATAGTATGATCATTGAAACGCTGGAGGCCATACAGAACATCCGTTACCCGCATACTACTTACCTCTGCGACGAAGGCGATGACCCCGTGCTGAAGGCGGCTTGCCAGCGGCTTGGTGTAAAGCATATTACCCGAACTATAAAAGTAAACGCCAAGGCCGGTAACGTAAACAATGCCCTGCAATATGCCACAGGAGACATCTGCCTGATACTGGACCCCGACCACGTGCCTGCACCGGAATTTTTAGACGAAGTGCTGCCTTTTTTCGAGAACCCTGAAATTGGTTTTGTGCAGGTAGTGCAGGCCTATAGCAACCGCAAGGAAAGCCTGGTAGCTTACGGAGCAGCTGAGCAGACCTATAGTTTTTATGGCCCTATGATGATGGGAATGAACAGCTACGGTACTGTGCAGGCCATCGGGGCGAACTGTACGTTCCGGCGTAAGGCCCTGGATAGCATAGGCGGCCATGCTGCCGGTTTGGCCGAAGACATGCACACCGCCATGCAACTGCATGCAAAAGGCTGGAAATCGGTGTATGTACCCAAAATTTTAACGCGCGGACTGGTACCAGCCACACTGGCTGCTTACTATAAACAGCAGATAAAATGGGCACGCGGCACCTTCGAACTACTATTTGCTGTCTATCCGAAACTGTTCAGCAAATTTACCTGGCGCCAGAAGATCCATTACTTCTCGTTGCCGCTGTATTACCTGTTTGGCGTTTTTAACCTGGTTGATTTTGCCATTCCTATCCTGGCGCTGGTGCTGTACGAGTTTCCGTGGTATGTGCCACTAGGCGATTTTGTGCTGATGTTTGCGCCGTTCTTCTGTATTTCCATTTGTATCCGGCACTTTGCGCAGCGCTGGTTCCACGAGACAAATGAGAACGGCTTCCATATGTTTGGCGGCAT
This genomic interval carries:
- a CDS encoding polysaccharide deacetylase family protein — encoded protein: MFTFFRRPFVLIVLLIVLVASAFFFLTPDAARSSSVQPEQEETIVAVNDTADTIPVSETVPVSDLPADAETMLARKQVPILCYHQLRNWRPRDSEMARTYIVEEENFRNQIKMLADSGYHSILPDQLYDYLLHNKPLPEKPVMFTFDDTNLDHYTVAAPVLETYGFKGVFFVMTVSLGRPNYMTKAQVKELSDAGHVIGSHTWDHQNVKKYTEKDWPTQIEKPSRQLEEITGKPTEYFAYPFGFWNEAAIPELKKRNIKAAFQLATSRDANEPLYTIRRIIASGYWSPKQLHKSLINSFQDGK
- a CDS encoding glycosyltransferase family 2 protein gives rise to the protein MIVLGLFCMATFLYWFIDKEHIGYAPLFWLLTTALGFKLLRTLHEWYHYFSVSVPKRPKLQTPFTVDVFTTACPGEPHSMIIETLEAIQNIRYPHTTYLCDEGDDPVLKAACQRLGVKHITRTIKVNAKAGNVNNALQYATGDICLILDPDHVPAPEFLDEVLPFFENPEIGFVQVVQAYSNRKESLVAYGAAEQTYSFYGPMMMGMNSYGTVQAIGANCTFRRKALDSIGGHAAGLAEDMHTAMQLHAKGWKSVYVPKILTRGLVPATLAAYYKQQIKWARGTFELLFAVYPKLFSKFTWRQKIHYFSLPLYYLFGVFNLVDFAIPILALVLYEFPWYVPLGDFVLMFAPFFCISICIRHFAQRWFHETNENGFHMFGGILRTGTWWIFTLGLIYSILRIKVPYIPTPKDDKPKNNLWLSLPNIVICGLSIWAIYFSQHLYGHMLDNPYLQMMAGFALVNVAIVGSIVVLGQEKLMNSIRTGIIQAPVLQPVLMPVRLFIWRTRHSFYGSIRYFALTLTILAAIIASGFLMEEYNYTNIFDNEDQVEAKREKIEVKDSLVIHPVIYKIDKQ
- a CDS encoding glycoside hydrolase family 2 TIM barrel-domain containing protein, with product MPLYRSCVIIYTIFVIFGIAGCSSGTATERTYASKGRTVEIVGSDGNYKLYRHGKPYFIKGAAGYQYFDRVKAYGGNSIRVWHTDEAERILNEAHDNGLTVTLGLWLPREVDGFNYYDKKMVALQKEEIRKIVLKYKDHPALLMWGIGNELYSQSANVKVWDAVNGIAEMIHELDPNHPTTTTVMNVPLKDVNLIAERCPALDVLSINSFGAMHNLREELAKTDWKGPYIISEFGARGYWEAFYTEWLAPIEQTSSEKATYSKERYERTVAADTGQCLGSYVFMWGSKQEKTPTWFSLIADTGEETQLVHVMQELWTGKKSDKNEAPYVAYLTLNDKHAIDNVYLKPGEPATASIYAFDPEGKPLSLQWEVLPETEPADGNVGKEKKPAPVKGVLQQIDGHKIALTPKQEGAYRLFVYLYDGDGNVATANFPYYVKR